In Deinococcus maricopensis DSM 21211, the sequence CCCCAGCGCCGCCCTGCTGCTCCTCGGGCAGACGCTGCTGATTTCCAGCCTGACCTCGCTCGGCAACGCGCAACTGAGCATCTGGCAGCAGGCGGGCCTGCTCGGGGCCGCGGCCGTGCTGCTCGCGGCCTTCCAGGTGCGGCAGTGGCGCGCGTCCGCACCGCTCGTCCCGGCGGGCACGTGGCGCAAGGCCCCGCTGGTAGGCGCGTTGTCCCTCGCGGCGCTCGGGCAGTTCGTGCTGTTTCCGATGTTCCTGCTGGTGAACCTGTACCTGCAGCGCGTACTGCACGTCACGCCGCTCCTGTCGGGGTTGTCGCTGCTGCCGCTGTGCTTCGTGGTGATCTTTACCGCCGGGACGGTCGGCGCGCTGCTGCGCCGCGTCGGCGTGCACGGCACCATGACGCTCGGCTTCACCCTCATCACGGGCGGGCTGGCGTGGCTGGCGTGCCTGAACGTGACAGGCAGCTACCTCACGGACGTGCTCGGGCCGACGCTGCTGCTCGGCGCCGGCCTGCCGCTCGTGGCGATCACCACGAACATCGTGGCGGGCGCGCAGACCGACGCGGGCGAGGAGGGCCTGATCGCGGGCCTGCTGAACACCGCGCAGCAGCTCGGCGCGTCCGCCGGCACCGCCGCGCTCGTGGCCCTCGCGGCCGCGCACGCCTCGACGTTCGCGCAGCCCGGCGCGCCCAGCGCTCTGGCGGGCGGGTACGCGCGGGCGCTGCTGCTGTCCGCCCTGATTGCCGCGGCGTGCACGATCGCCAGCGCCGCGTGGACGCGCGCCGCGCGGCGCGGCGCCCCGGAACGCCCCCTCGAAGCCGACTCGAGCGCCGCATGACGCCCGCCCCGCACCAGACCCCACCTACGGCGCTGAGCGTCGCGGCGGGCGTCCTGCTGCTGGTTCTCGGCGCCTGCGCCCCCAAAGGCCAGAGCCAGACGAACGGCGGCACCACGCCGCGCAGCGCCGCCGCCCACCCGGCCACGACCACGCCCGCCAGGATGCCGCCCGTCGACCTGGACGCCCTGGAACTGCGCGCGAACGCACCGGACGCCGCGCGTGGCGCGCAGCTGAGCACGGCGTGCGCCGGCTGCCACGGGACCCGCGGCGTCAGTCGGCGCCCGGACGTCCCCGGCCTCGCCGGGCAGCGCGCCCACTACACGCAGCTGGAACTGGTGGTGTTCCGCAACGGCGTGCGCCCCAGCGACGTCATGGCGCCCATCGCGCGGCGCCTCAGCGACCAGGACGTCGCGGACCTCGCCGCGTACTACGCTCGGCAGCCGCTCGGCCCGGCGTGGCCCACCAACGCCGCTGACCGGGAGCGTGGCCGCGCCCTGTTCACGCGCGGCGACCCGAACCGCAACCTGATGGCGTGCGCCGTGTGCCACGGCGCGGACGGACGCGGCACCGAGGGGGGCGTGGCCAGCATCGCGCGCCTGCCCGCCGCGTACGCGCAGAAGGCCATGGGGGTATTCCGGGACCTGCCCGGCTTCGGCGGCATCCCGCACGCCGAGGCGATGCGCATCGCCCTGCACCCGCTCACCGACACGGAACTTCAGCAGCTCGCGGCGTACGTCAGCAGCATGGACGCCCCATGAACCCGACCGCCACCCCACCGACCCGCCCGGACCGTACCCCGCACGAGGAGGTAAGCATGACGGCCACCGCCACCCCGACCGCCCGCTGCGACCGCAGCTTCTTCAACGCCCAGGCCATCCAGGCGCTGGACCCGTTCGGCCTCGACGACGCCCTCGCGGACCTGCCGGCCCTGAATGCCCGCGCGGACGTGCCCGCCCTCACGGCCCTGCTGCAGCACATGACCGCGCAGTACAAGCACCTCACCCTGCTGGACGCCGAAAGCACCCACGCGACCATGCGGGACTTCGGGATCGTCCTCGGGTCCCTGAAGCGGCACGGCGTGGAACCACTGAGCGTCGTCCCGCACCTGGAGCCGATCCTGCTGGACCTCGGAGGTCAGCACGACATGGTCCCGCGCGACACGGTCCTGCACTACACCGTCTGGAACCCGGACGGCGAGCGCCGACGCCTGTACACCGGCGACCCGCAGGAACGCGAACTGCAGGACGCCGTCACGAACGTCTTCCCGCACCTGAGTGCGTCGCTGGCGCTCAGCGATTCGCTCGCGGACCTCGACCCGCGCGACGTGCGGTTCGCGCCGCTCGCCATGCACCTCGCGCGCACCAGCGAGGTCATGGTGGACACCATCGACCGCGTCACGCAGCACGTCTCCCCCATCTTCTTCGCGCAGACCATGCGGCCGTACTTCGAGGAGATCCACGTGAACGGCCGCGCGTACCTCGGGCCGGCCGCCGCGCAGGTCCCGCTGTGGCTGATCGACATCACCTTGTGGGCGTCCGACCGCAGCCACCCCGCGTACGAGCACTTCCTGCAGGAGTCCCTGCAGTACAGTCCCCCGTCGTGGCGGGCGTTCTACGCGGCGCACAGCGCCCGCCCGTCGCTCGTGACGAAGGTGAGTGCGCTGCTCGCGTCCGACGCGCACCAGCACGACCGGAACTTGCTGCGCAGCGCCGACGCGCTCACGGCGCTGCTGCGCACGCTGAAGGTCTTCCGGGGGCGGCACCTGGGCATCGCGCGGCGCGCGTACGCGGAGGACGTGCGCCTGTACGAGCACGGCAGCGGCGGCGCGCCCATCGAGCTGCTCAAGACCATCACGCAGCTCACGAAGGAGAACGAAGCGGCAGTCCGCGCGCGCGTGGGGGGCCGGCCCGGCGGGCACGCGCCCGCGCGCGGCGAAGTGGGGAGCGGCGCCTGATGCGCACCCTGATCATCGGCGCGGGCCTCGCGGGCCTCACCGCCGCGCTCGCCCTGCATCACCTCGGCGTCGAGGACATCGTGATTCTCGAGAAGGCCCGGGCGCTCCGCCCCCTCGGGTCCGGCATCAACGTCCTGCCGCTCGCCGTGCGTGAACTGGACGCGCTCGGCGTGCTGGATGACCTCGTGCGCGACAGCGTGCAGCTGCGCGAACTGCAGTACCTCACGCCGCGCGGGCAGGGCATCTGGGCGGAGCAGCGCGGCGTGCACGCGGGCTTCCGCTGGCCGCAGCTGTCCATCAGCCGCGGGGTGCTGCAGCAGCACCTGCTGCGGCACGTCACCGCGCGGCTCGGCGCGGGCGCCGTCCGCACCGGCGCCGAAGTGCACGCCCTGGAGCCGCGCGCGCGCGGGCGTCGCGTGGTGTGCCGCGACGGGCGCACCTTCGACGCGGACCTCGTGATCGGCGCGGACGGCATCCGCTCCGCCACCCGGCAGGCGGCCTTCCCGGAAGCGGGCGGGCTGCAACGCAACGGCCTGATCATCTACCGCGGCGCCGTGTGGGACGCGCCGTTCCTGGACGGACGCACCATGTACATCGCCGGGGACACCGCGCGGAAGTTCGTGCTGTACCCCATGCAGGAACGGCAGAACGGCCGCGAGGCGCTGCAGAACTGGGCGGTCGCGCTGCCCGCCCCCGCCGGGGACGACACCGCGCGCGGCCACTGGAACGTGCCGGTCAACCCCGAGGCGTTCGTGGACGCCTTCCGCGGCTGGACGCTGCCAGGCGTGAACGTCCACGACCTGATCGGGCGCACGCCCGACGTGTACGCCTACCCGATGGTCGACATCGACCCGCTCCCCACCTGGACGGACGGCGACCACCTTGTCCTGATCGGCGACGCCGCGCACGCCATGTATCCCATCGGCTCGAACGGCGGCACGCAGTCCATCGTGGACGCCGCCGCGCTCGCCGCGCACCTCGCGCGCGCCGCCACGCCCGCCGAGGCGCTGCGCGCGTTCGACGCGGACCGCCGCCCGAAAATGCACCGCCTGCAGGCCGCGAACCGCCACAAAGGCCCGGAAGTCGTCATTGACCTCGCCAGCGCCCGCCGCCCGCACGGGTTCGGGCACATCGACGAGGTGTTCAGCCCGCAGGAACTGCAGGACATCGCCGACCGCTACGCGCAGGACGCCGCCATGAGCCTGCACGCCGTGAACGCCACCCCACGCCTCCTCGACCCCGCCACTCGCCCCGCCCTGAGGACCCCATGACCCGCACCGGACACGCCTACCTGCACAGCCTGAACGACGGAAGAACCATCTGGTTCGGTGACCGTCAGGTCAAGAACGTCGCCACCGACCCGGCCTTCTGCCGCGCCGCGCACGCCATCGCCCGCCTGTACGACCTCGCCGCCGCCGAACATACCCCCGGCACGTTCCACGACGTCGACCCGGACACCGGGCGGCTCACGCTGCGCGCGTTCCTGCAACCCCGCACGCCCGACGACCTGCGCGCCAAACGCGACATGCACAGGGCCTGGGCGGACGTGAGCCACGGCTTCCTCGGCCGCTCCCCCGACTACATGGCCAGCGGCCTCGCGGGCTTCATGACCGGCCGCGCCCTGTTTCACAGCGACGGCCCCGGCGGCC encodes:
- a CDS encoding MFS transporter is translated as MNRNDIMWLIAATNLLLLIDTSIINVVIPSVARDLHFSAVDQSWIINGYLVAFGGSILMFGRVADFAGRVNVLRAGLIVLLGGSVLGALADHAGVLVAARVVQGLGAAMAGAASFALILALFQGGARQRALGLVAAMAGAGGAIGTVLGGVLTEGFGWRSTFWVSALAAALLMVGVQRLLARVREARDPRPLDGPSAALLLLGQTLLISSLTSLGNAQLSIWQQAGLLGAAAVLLAAFQVRQWRASAPLVPAGTWRKAPLVGALSLAALGQFVLFPMFLLVNLYLQRVLHVTPLLSGLSLLPLCFVVIFTAGTVGALLRRVGVHGTMTLGFTLITGGLAWLACLNVTGSYLTDVLGPTLLLGAGLPLVAITTNIVAGAQTDAGEEGLIAGLLNTAQQLGASAGTAALVALAAAHASTFAQPGAPSALAGGYARALLLSALIAAACTIASAAWTRAARRGAPERPLEADSSAA
- a CDS encoding c-type cytochrome is translated as MTPAPHQTPPTALSVAAGVLLLVLGACAPKGQSQTNGGTTPRSAAAHPATTTPARMPPVDLDALELRANAPDAARGAQLSTACAGCHGTRGVSRRPDVPGLAGQRAHYTQLELVVFRNGVRPSDVMAPIARRLSDQDVADLAAYYARQPLGPAWPTNAADRERGRALFTRGDPNRNLMACAVCHGADGRGTEGGVASIARLPAAYAQKAMGVFRDLPGFGGIPHAEAMRIALHPLTDTELQQLAAYVSSMDAP
- a CDS encoding monodechloroaminopyrrolnitrin synthase PrnB family protein, with protein sequence MNPTATPPTRPDRTPHEEVSMTATATPTARCDRSFFNAQAIQALDPFGLDDALADLPALNARADVPALTALLQHMTAQYKHLTLLDAESTHATMRDFGIVLGSLKRHGVEPLSVVPHLEPILLDLGGQHDMVPRDTVLHYTVWNPDGERRRLYTGDPQERELQDAVTNVFPHLSASLALSDSLADLDPRDVRFAPLAMHLARTSEVMVDTIDRVTQHVSPIFFAQTMRPYFEEIHVNGRAYLGPAAAQVPLWLIDITLWASDRSHPAYEHFLQESLQYSPPSWRAFYAAHSARPSLVTKVSALLASDAHQHDRNLLRSADALTALLRTLKVFRGRHLGIARRAYAEDVRLYEHGSGGAPIELLKTITQLTKENEAAVRARVGGRPGGHAPARGEVGSGA
- a CDS encoding FAD-dependent monooxygenase, with the protein product MRTLIIGAGLAGLTAALALHHLGVEDIVILEKARALRPLGSGINVLPLAVRELDALGVLDDLVRDSVQLRELQYLTPRGQGIWAEQRGVHAGFRWPQLSISRGVLQQHLLRHVTARLGAGAVRTGAEVHALEPRARGRRVVCRDGRTFDADLVIGADGIRSATRQAAFPEAGGLQRNGLIIYRGAVWDAPFLDGRTMYIAGDTARKFVLYPMQERQNGREALQNWAVALPAPAGDDTARGHWNVPVNPEAFVDAFRGWTLPGVNVHDLIGRTPDVYAYPMVDIDPLPTWTDGDHLVLIGDAAHAMYPIGSNGGTQSIVDAAALAAHLARAATPAEALRAFDADRRPKMHRLQAANRHKGPEVVIDLASARRPHGFGHIDEVFSPQELQDIADRYAQDAAMSLHAVNATPRLLDPATRPALRTP